A window from bacterium encodes these proteins:
- the fabG gene encoding 3-oxoacyl-[acyl-carrier-protein] reductase: MMGERGAAIVTGGARGIGAAAAKALAREFPVAVWDLDAPGAERTAGEITAGGGKAKGWGVDVGDFDAVQSAAEDVAKTFGAVEVLVNNAGVTRDGLLMRMRPEDWDLVLRVNLTGAYACCKAVVRPMQKARKGRIVNVTSVVGLTGNVGQDNYAASKSGLLGLTKSLAKELGGRGITVNAVAPGFIETEMTAGLPDEVKKAFLATIPLGRAGTPEDVAGVIAFLCSPAADYVTGQIINIDGGMVM, from the coding sequence ATCATGGGTGAGAGAGGCGCGGCGATAGTGACCGGCGGGGCCCGAGGCATCGGCGCCGCCGCGGCGAAGGCACTGGCGCGGGAGTTCCCCGTCGCCGTCTGGGACCTGGACGCCCCCGGGGCGGAGCGTACCGCCGGGGAAATCACCGCCGGGGGTGGGAAGGCGAAGGGCTGGGGCGTGGACGTGGGCGACTTCGACGCCGTCCAGTCCGCGGCCGAGGATGTCGCCAAAACCTTCGGCGCCGTCGAGGTTCTGGTCAACAACGCCGGCGTCACCCGCGACGGCCTCCTCATGCGCATGCGGCCCGAGGACTGGGACCTGGTCCTGCGCGTCAACCTCACCGGGGCCTATGCCTGCTGCAAGGCGGTGGTCCGCCCGATGCAGAAGGCGCGCAAGGGCCGCATCGTCAACGTCACCAGCGTCGTGGGCCTCACCGGCAACGTGGGGCAGGACAACTACGCCGCCAGCAAGTCGGGGCTCCTGGGGCTGACCAAGAGCCTGGCCAAGGAGCTGGGCGGGCGCGGGATCACCGTCAACGCCGTGGCGCCGGGGTTCATCGAGACCGAGATGACCGCCGGCCTGCCCGATGAGGTGAAGAAAGCCTTCCTCGCCACCATCCCCCTGGGACGGGCCGGAACGCCCGAGGACGTGGCCGGGGTTATCGCCTTCCTCTGCTCCCCCGCGGCGGATTACGTCACCGGGCAGATCATCAACATTGACGGCGGGATGGTCATGTAG